The following proteins are encoded in a genomic region of Apteryx mantelli isolate bAptMan1 chromosome 37, bAptMan1.hap1, whole genome shotgun sequence:
- the LOC106484542 gene encoding solute carrier family 22 member 6-A-like: MAFADLLDHVGGMGRFQVVYVALLALPIFMMASHNLLQNFTAAASEHRCRVRWEANGTGLSPGDLLRVSVPGGERCRRFVAAQWWLLEVNGTAANGTEPETEPCHDGWTYDRSVFASTIVTEWDLVCGSRGLKQLAQSLFMAGVLVGGIVFGGLSDRFGRRSLLTWCYLQMGTMGTCTSFAPTFSVYCLFRFLTGAALSGIVLNSVSLSLEWMPTHARAVVGTMMGYCYTLGQFLLAGVAYAIRDWRWLQLAVSLPFFIFFLYSWWLTESARWLLMAGKPKQALKELKKVARTNGKKEEGNKLDIEALKSYMEKEMTSVKTSHTVVDLVRTPVVRRISCCLCFVWFSTSFAYYGLAMDLQNFAFDIYVIQLVFGAVDFPAKLISILTITFVGRRFTQSLALILAGLAILANIFVPRDLRTLRTALAVFGKGCLASSFNCVYLYTGELYPTVIRQTGMGLSNTMARIGSITAPLVKMAGEIFPALPFVIYGAAPVVAGLAATFLPETRNAPLPETVEEVESRTRPRTDEAQQLQVLLHAARPDPAPEGTPKPH; the protein is encoded by the exons ATGGCTTTCGCCGACCTCCTGGACCACGTCGGGGGCATGGGGCGCTTCCAGGTGGTCTACGTGGCCCTCCTGGCCTTGCCCATCTTCATGATGGCCAGCCACAACCTTCTGCAGAACTTCACCGCTGCCGCCAGCGAGCACCGCTGCCGCGTCCGTTGGGAGGCCAACGGCACCGGCCTCAGCCCCGGAGACCTCCTGCGGGTCTCCGTCCCCGGCGGCGAGCGGTGCCGGCGCTTCGTCGCGGCGCAGTGGTGGCTCCTGGAGGTCAACGGCACGGCCGCCAACGGCACCGAGCCGGAGACGGAGCCCTGCCACGACGGCTGGACCTACGACCGCAGCGTCTTCGCCAGCACCATCGTCACCGAG TGGGATCTGGTGTGCGGCTCACGGGGGCTCAAGCAGCTGGCCCAGTCGCTCTTCATGGCCGGCGTCCTGGTGGGAGGCATCGTCTTCGGGGGCCTCTCGGACAG GTTTGGCCGCCGGTCGCTGTTGACCTGGTGCTACCTGCAGATGGGCACCATGGGCACGTGCACCTCCTTCGCGCCCACTTTCTCCGTCTACTGCCTTTTCCGCTTCCTCACCGGCGCGGCCCTCTCCGGCATAGTCCTGAACAGCGTCTCGCTCT CCCTGGAGTGGATGCCCACGCACGCCCGGGCGGTTGTGGGGACCATGATGGGATATTGCTACACCCTGGGGCAGTTCCTCCTGGCCGGGGTGGCCTACGCCATCCGCGACTGGCGCTGGCTGCAGCTCGCCGTCTCGCTGCCgttcttcatcttcttcctctactcctg GTGGCTGACGGAGTCGGCCCGTTGGCTGCTCATGGCCGGGAAGCCCAAGCAGGCCCTGAAGGAGCTCAAGAAAGTGGCCAGGACGAACGggaagaaggaggaagggaaCAAGCTCGACATCGAA gccCTGAAGTCGTACATGGAGAAGGAGATGACCTCGGTGAAGACCAGCCACACGGTGGTGGACCTGGTGCGGACGCCCGTGGTGCGCCGCATCTCCTGCTGCCTCTGCTTCGTCTG GTTCTCCACCAGCTTCGCCTACTACGGGCTGGCCATGGACCTGCAAAACTTCGCCTTCGACATCTACGTGATCCAACTGGTCTTCGGGGCCGTGGACTTCCCGGCCAAGCTGATCTCCATCCTCACCATCACCTTCGTGGGGCGACGCTTCACCCAGTCGCTCGCCCTCATCTTGGCTGGTCTGGCCATCTTGGCCAACATCTTTGTGCCACGAG ACCTGCGAACGCTGCGGACCGCCCTGGCCGTCTTCGGCAAGGGTTGCCTGGCCTCCTCCTTCAACTGCGTCTACCTCTACACGGGCGAGCTGTACCCCACCGTTATTCG GCAAACGGGCATGGGGCTGAGCAACACCATGGCCCGCATTGGCAGCATCACGGCCCCGCTGGTGAAGATGGCCGGCGAGATCTTCCCGGCGTTGCCCTTCGTCATCTACGGGGCGGCGCCGGTGGTGGCGGGGTTGGCGGCCACCTTCCTCCCGGAGACGCGCAACGCGCCGCTGCCCGAGACCGTGGAGGAGGTGGAGAGCAG GACACGTCCCCGGACGGACGAAGCCCAGCAGCTCCAGGTCCTGCTCCACGCCGCCCGGCCCGACCCCGCGCCCGAGGGGACCCCAAAGCCCCACTAG